The following nucleotide sequence is from Salvia miltiorrhiza cultivar Shanhuang (shh) chromosome 7, IMPLAD_Smil_shh, whole genome shotgun sequence.
TTAAAAGACTTCATTTttattgtttccttttttgtataatttatttataggGATTTGTTAGTCTGCCTAATTTGTTTAGTAGACTTGTTTTTATGCAATCTTTTTGTCAGGTGTGAATCAggtaaattaaagattatgcaGAGTTTTGCATGTGTTCTGATAATGATGCGTTTTTGGGGGTGTTTACAtctagatagataaaaataaatctaagATGGATTGGAATCTTGGGACTtcccaaggcccttgataatttctatcatttgagaTAGTTTTGCTTGATTAATATTCCGTTGAAAGGGTGTGATTGGAGAAATCTTAGTtggaggataaaaatactcaatcatgtatcttattgaggataaaaatactcagtcatgtatcttatcaatcatgcaaagtaaactcATCCTAAATAGCTAAAATTAGTATAGGCAAATCCGTTGTTTACTAAGGTGAATTGGAACTTTGGCATTTCCGTAGGTCCTTGATAAATCCTACCATTTGAGCTAATTATGTTTGATTCATATTCCATTGAAAGAGCAGGATTGGAGAAAATCTTGataatgaggataaaaatactcaatcatgtatcTTAATCATGAAAACTAAACACCTCCATAGTTTATTGTTGTTTGGATTGTGAGGGAGTTGGTAGCTAGTACAATCTTTGCTATGAATTCAGTATCATAGGATGTAACATTTTGAACATTTTAAAGAAAAGTTTATGCATTTGAATGGATGATAATGATCTCTGCTGTAATGAGACTTCGAGTCCGTTTCATTCATAGCCACGATCACTGTATactgaaatgcataactttgttTCGACAGGTCTTAGTAGTTAGGCAAGATCTGAAGATGGGAACCGGCAAAATCGCTTCTCAATGTGCTCGTAAGCTGTTGTTTCAGATAGTCCGTGTATACCGTTGTTTTCTTATTGATTTAGGAGTCAGTGTTTCTGATTACTGCTTATTTCGCAGATGCTGCTACCGGCATGTATGCAGAGCTTGTTCAAAGGTGTATATCTCACCTAATTACTTTGTGATGATGCCTTTGTAGTTTTGTTCAATTGTTGCTCTCAACCGTGACAATCACTTTTCTTCGTGTATTTCTCGCGTTCATAAAGTTTGACTGAGGGTTGTTAAACTATGCAAGGTGATGCCTCTGTATGCTAAGTGATTATGAACTTTCATCGAACTTTTTATGTGGTGACAAGAATTATGGAAGCATAAATTGTGCATCGTGGCCTCTCTCATCTTCCGTTTTTCTGAACAAATGTTAAAGTCCCTCTTTTCAGATGTCCAAAAATAGTTTCAGTTTCACGAGTTTGCACATCTCTTCTCATTATGTTACAACATAACTGCCTGGCCTGGTTAATGCAGCAACAGATCTCTCCTGAGGCACTGGGAGCTCTGCGGACAAGCCAAAATAGTCGTTACGTGCAAAAACCAGCAAGAAATGTGTGTTAAGCTGTCAAGTCATCTTCTTGTTTGAGTCCATACTCGATTTCTGGTGCATACTAATGGCTATGGTGATCGTGTTCAGGAATAAGATAAAGGATGCTGCCGAGGACATTGGCCTCCCGACTTTCACAGTTGCTGATGCAGGACGAACTCAGGTTTCTGCTGGTTCGAAAACTGTCCTTGCAGTCGGACCGGGTTCGTTTCCTGTCttgtttcatatttttttcttttttgaatgcAAGAAAGCCTCTACTCGACATTGAACACTTGTTGAGCTCAGTAATCCTCTAAAGTGGGGAGACGCGTATATTTTCTTGAAAACACACTTTCTATCATAGTTTGCCACGAAATAATTCACTCCCACCATTTATCTATACACTATCACTCGAATCCCCTCGTGTGAAACTAGTCGGAGAGTCGATTTGCAATACGAGGGAGGTGTAGATGGTCGAGCAGAAACGCGTTTTCTGAATACTAGATAATACCAAAACTACAAATTGTGTTTGTGGATGAAGATAGACATTTGTTGGAGttagtgtgtgttgtgtgtgagAATAACACATTggtattttatgttatttttggtATTGGAACAG
It contains:
- the LOC130994949 gene encoding uncharacterized protein LOC130994949 isoform X4 yields the protein MSSFKNPSSRKQQKHEKREALGVSFRPENFIPGLIIGFIFGFFLDLAKPAKSPTGRKIGSSPTTKHQQQPRTVSTNNDEELKMVLVVRQDLKMGTGKIASQCAHAATGMYAELVQRSLLRHWELCGQAKIVVTCKNQQEMNKIKDAAEDIGLPTFTVADAGRTQVSAGSKTVLAVGPGSFPVLFHIFFFFECKKASTRH
- the LOC130994949 gene encoding uncharacterized protein LOC130994949 isoform X1 — protein: MSSFKNPSSRKQQKHEKREALGVSFRPENFIPGLIIGFIFGFFLDLAKPAKSPTGRKIGSSPTTKHQQQPRTVSTNNDEELKMVLVVRQDLKMGTGKIASQCAHAATGMYAELVQSNRSLLRHWELCGQAKIVVTCKNQQEMNKIKDAAEDIGLPTFTVADAGRTQVSAGSKTVLAVGPGSFPVLFHIFFFFECKKASTRH
- the LOC130994949 gene encoding uncharacterized protein LOC130994949 isoform X3 → MSSFKNPSSRKKHEKREALGVSFRPENFIPGLIIGFIFGFFLDLAKPAKSPTGRKIGSSPTTKHQQQPRTVSTNNDEELKMVLVVRQDLKMGTGKIASQCAHAATGMYAELVQSNRSLLRHWELCGQAKIVVTCKNQQEMNKIKDAAEDIGLPTFTVADAGRTQVSAGSKTVLAVGPGSFPVLFHIFFFFECKKASTRH
- the LOC130994949 gene encoding uncharacterized protein LOC130994949 isoform X5 encodes the protein MSSFKNPSSRKQKHEKREALGVSFRPENFIPGLIIGFIFGFFLDLAKPAKSPTGRKIGSSPTTKHQQQPRTVSTNNDEELKMVLVVRQDLKMGTGKIASQCAHAATGMYAELVQRSLLRHWELCGQAKIVVTCKNQQEMNKIKDAAEDIGLPTFTVADAGRTQVSAGSKTVLAVGPGSFPVLFHIFFFFECKKASTRH
- the LOC130994949 gene encoding uncharacterized protein LOC130994949 isoform X2 produces the protein MSSFKNPSSRKQKHEKREALGVSFRPENFIPGLIIGFIFGFFLDLAKPAKSPTGRKIGSSPTTKHQQQPRTVSTNNDEELKMVLVVRQDLKMGTGKIASQCAHAATGMYAELVQSNRSLLRHWELCGQAKIVVTCKNQQEMNKIKDAAEDIGLPTFTVADAGRTQVSAGSKTVLAVGPGSFPVLFHIFFFFECKKASTRH